CGAAATTGAGTTCATAGGTAAAGTCGTTGAGGGAACTATGGACGACCTCCGCGAGGCAGCGAACAGGCTCAGGAAGGAGAGGCGCGTTATCGTTCTCATAAGCAGGGAGGGACACTTCGTCGTGGCTGTTGGCGATGGCCTTGACCTCAAAGCGGGCGAGCTGGCGAAAGTGGTAACGAGCGTTGCCGGCGGTGGCGGAGGCGGAAGGAAGGAACTTGCCCAGGGAAGAATCAAGAACCCGCTGAAGGCCGAGGAGGCCATTGAAGAGGTGAAGAAGAGACTCGGCTGATTGCTTGGGGATTTACTTTTTTCTTACTTTGGATAGACGATATTCTTTTAAGCCCTCCCTTCTAACGTTGGCCGGTAGAAATGAGGAACGGTCTTAGAATAGTCCGCGAGTCTTTCACCAGTGGTGAAATGCTTTCTTTAGTCATCGTTGGTTACACATCTCTTCTTTGTGGAGATTTTTCGGAGCATAGAAAGGAGGGGATAAAATGAGAGCACTCTTTAAACTCGAAACGCGTCGTCTATCTGTCTTTGTTCTCATTGCCTTGGTTCTCACGCTTATTACTTTGCTTGCTGATGTGGAGATCTCTCCTGTAGTTCCTTATATCGTTCTCGGTTTTCTCCTCTCCTCGGTTTTTCCAGCCGGTTTAGCCACGGGCTTGGAGCTAATCCTCTCAAAGCCCTTTAAGAGGATTGAAGTGTTTGTAGGCTTTCTGCTCTCGCACATGCTTTTGGCACTTATTGTGGTCTTTCCAGCACTCGTGAAGCCCACGGCATTCCTCTATGCAATTTTTGCCCTTCCGTTTCTCCCGCTGGGATATCTTACAGCTTTTCTCATGAGAAATCCGAAAAGAACCCTCCTTGTCGGTACTCTGGTTTTCCTAATCCTCACGTTCGTGCCCATGGGGTATATAGATATGAAGGTTCAAAACGATGCCCAGAAGATTCTGGGAATCAAAACCTTGGCGGATTATGAGTCCAAAAAGGCCGAGTATTCCCACCTTGTTCATGCTCTCGAACGGAGGTACGGCAACTACGCCTTTTTCTCTCCAGGAGTACAGCTTGAACTCTTTTCTAGGGATCTGGGCTCTGAGGATATGGGTGATGCGTACCTGAGGGTTGGAATCACGATTGGTTTTACAGTACTATTGCTATCCCTTTCCCTGTTGATTTTCCTCCGTTTCGAACCTGGAGACTTCCTCAGGCCTTCAATTCCAGCGGTGTATTTCAGATTTCTCCCCTGGTGGGTTCGGAAGGAGGTCGCGGGTTTGTGGGCCTCGCGTGCTTTCTTTGTGTTTTTAATAGTTCTCCTCCTGCCGGTTGGTAGGATAATGAAGGCCTTCTTTGCCCTCTTTCTTCTTCCACTCTCCGTGATTGAGCTTCTCTCCGAAAATCCCCTTTTGATTCTCAGCAAACCTGTTGGGAGAACATATCTGATAAGGCGTTTTCTTGTGATTTCAGGACTTTTTGCCCTTTTCACTCCCGTCCTGGGTTTTTCCCTTCCAGTGGTGCTCTTCACTGCAACGGTCGCCTTTTTGACGGGGCTCTTCAGCAGGAAACTGGCACTTGCCCTGCTACCGTTCCTCGCACTCATTATCAGCCCAGCACTTCAAGAGGAATCACTATTGGTGGCTTTCCTGTTCATGGTTCTCATTCTTCCATTCATTGCCTTGGCTTACATGCGTGCGATGAGAATGGAGTTGGGCAGATGGGAGGGAGCCAGATGAGAAAACCACAGGCAATGGTCTGGATAAAAAGTGGGGAAACAGCGCTTTTCCTCCTCTCCCTCTTCCCGGCTGTAGCGGTTGAGATAGATGTTTACGGATTTACCGCCCATTACCCAAATATTCCGGCCGAGGAGCTTGCCCATCTTATCACCGCCGACCTGCTCGCCAAATGGCCTCCAAATTTCATCAAGTTCCTTCGGGTCCCCCCAATCTTAATCCTGCTCCTCTCGCGCTTCGGCTCGGACTTCGGCGGGGTAACGTTACGCTCCTCCTTTCAAAGCCCCTCACGAGGAGGCGCTATTTCCTAAGCTGAGCCCTTGAAGGGTTAAAGCTAACCCTAATCTCCGCCGTTGGAATAATTCTCTCAGGAGTGCCTGCGATGATAACCCGAGGTGGTTTACCTCGCAATTTCGTGGTTCAGGTTTAAGAAAGCTGACCTGAGGTGATAGAATGTGGGGGTTTGAGGTGGAGTTGAAGAAAAGCATCAGGACGAAGAAGTTCTGGCTGATATTAGTTTTGATTTTGCTAGTCTATGCGATGGCATTCAGGGAGATTAGGAACAACCTTGAAGATGTTGCAAACCCAGAGGGATTACTCGTCGCGAGCCTCACGGGCTACATAGCAACCAGTGCCTTTCTAT
The DNA window shown above is from Thermococcus sp. and carries:
- a CDS encoding DHHA1 domain-containing protein, producing EIEFIGKVVEGTMDDLREAANRLRKERRVIVLISREGHFVVAVGDGLDLKAGELAKVVTSVAGGGGGGRKELAQGRIKNPLKAEEAIEEVKKRLG